From Desmodus rotundus isolate HL8 chromosome 10, HLdesRot8A.1, whole genome shotgun sequence, one genomic window encodes:
- the STING1 gene encoding stimulator of interferon genes protein isoform X3: protein MAYSSLHPSIPRPRGHRAKKAAFVLLSVGLAALWHLGEPPEHILQWLTLHLASLQLGLLLKGVCHLAEELCHVHSRYQDSYWKAVRACLGCPIRCGALLLLSCYFNASLPNPAGLPFTWMLALLSLSEALSNLLDLQSLAPAEVSAVCEQRNFNVAHGLAWSFYIGYLRLILPELPARIRTYNQRHNNMLQGTASHRLYILFPLDCGVPDDLSVVDPNIRFLHELPLQKADRAGIKSRVYTNSIYELLENGRQVGTCVLEYATPLQTLFAMSQDSRAGFSREDRLEQAKLFCRTLEDILADAPECQKNCRLIVYQESTEGSSFSLSQEILRHLKQEEKEEITMDSARTSVMPDSSTLHQEPQLLISSMDQPLPLRTDVF from the exons ATGGCCTACTCCAGCTTGCACCCGTCCATCCCTCGGCCCAGGGGTCACAGGGCCAAGAAGGCAGCTTTTGTTTTGCTGAGTGTCGGCCTGGCAGCCCTTTGGCACTTAGGTGAGCCGCCAGAACACATTCTCCAGTGGCTGACACTCCACCTGGCCTCCCTGCAGCTGGGACTGTTGCTCAAGGGAGTCTGCCATCTGGCTGAGGAACTATGTCACGTCCACTCCAG GTACCAGGACAGCTACTGGAAGGCTGTGCGGGCCTGCCTGGGCTGCCCCATCCGCTGTGGggctctgctgctgctgtccTGCTATTTCAACGCCTCCCTCCCAAACCCAGCTGGCCTGCCCTTCACCTGGATGCTTGCgctcctgagcctctcagagGCACTGAGCAACCTCCTGGACCTCCAG AGCCTGGCCCCAGCTGAGGTCTCTGCAGTCTGTGAACAAAGGAACTTCAACGTGGCCCATGGGCTGGCATGGTCATTTTATATCGGGTACCTGCGGCTGATTCTGCCAG AGCTTCCGGCCCGGATCCGCACTTACAATCAGCGGCACAACAACATGCTACAGGGCACAGCAAGCCATCGGCTGTACATTCTCTTCCCGTTGGACTGTGGGGTGCCTGATGACCTGAGTGTGGTTGACCCCAACATTCGCTTCCTGCATGAGCTGCCCCTGCAGAAAGCTGACCGTGCCGGCATCAAGAGCCGGGTTTACACCAACAGCATCTATGAGCTTCTGGAGAACGGGAGACAG gtgGGCACCTGTGTTCTGGAGTATGCCACCCCCTTGCAGACCCTGTTTGCCATGTCCCAGGATAGCCGAGCTGGCTTTAGCCGGGAGGATCGGCTTGAGCAGGCCAAACTCTTCTGCCGGACGCTTGAGGACATCCTGGCAGATGCCCCTGAGTGTCAGAAAAACTGTCGCCTCATTGTCTACCAGG AATCTACAGAGGGAAGCAGCTTCTCCCTGTCACAGGAGATTCTCAGGCACCTgaagcaggaggaaaaggaggagattaCTATGGATAGTGCAAGAACCTCGGTGATGCCTGACTCTTCCACGCTGCACCAAGAGCCCCAGCTCCTCATCAGTAGCATGGATCAGCCTCTCCCGCTCCGCACGGATGTCTTCTGA
- the STING1 gene encoding stimulator of interferon genes protein isoform X2, with translation MLALLSLSEALSNLLDLQSLAPAEVSAVCEQRNFNVAHGLAWSFYIGYLRLILPELPARIRTYNQRHNNMLQGTASHRLYILFPLDCGVPDDLSVVDPNIRFLHELPLQKADRAGIKSRVYTNSIYELLENGRQVGTCVLEYATPLQTLFAMSQDSRAGFSREDRLEQAKLFCRTLEDILADAPECQKNCRLIVYQESTEGSSFSLSQEILRHLKQEEKEEITMDSARTSVMPDSSTLHQEPQLLISSMDQPLPLRTDVF, from the exons ATGCTTGCgctcctgagcctctcagagGCACTGAGCAACCTCCTGGACCTCCAG AGCCTGGCCCCAGCTGAGGTCTCTGCAGTCTGTGAACAAAGGAACTTCAACGTGGCCCATGGGCTGGCATGGTCATTTTATATCGGGTACCTGCGGCTGATTCTGCCAG AGCTTCCGGCCCGGATCCGCACTTACAATCAGCGGCACAACAACATGCTACAGGGCACAGCAAGCCATCGGCTGTACATTCTCTTCCCGTTGGACTGTGGGGTGCCTGATGACCTGAGTGTGGTTGACCCCAACATTCGCTTCCTGCATGAGCTGCCCCTGCAGAAAGCTGACCGTGCCGGCATCAAGAGCCGGGTTTACACCAACAGCATCTATGAGCTTCTGGAGAACGGGAGACAG gtgGGCACCTGTGTTCTGGAGTATGCCACCCCCTTGCAGACCCTGTTTGCCATGTCCCAGGATAGCCGAGCTGGCTTTAGCCGGGAGGATCGGCTTGAGCAGGCCAAACTCTTCTGCCGGACGCTTGAGGACATCCTGGCAGATGCCCCTGAGTGTCAGAAAAACTGTCGCCTCATTGTCTACCAGG AATCTACAGAGGGAAGCAGCTTCTCCCTGTCACAGGAGATTCTCAGGCACCTgaagcaggaggaaaaggaggagattaCTATGGATAGTGCAAGAACCTCGGTGATGCCTGACTCTTCCACGCTGCACCAAGAGCCCCAGCTCCTCATCAGTAGCATGGATCAGCCTCTCCCGCTCCGCACGGATGTCTTCTGA
- the SMIM33 gene encoding small integral membrane protein 33 isoform X2 — MLQADHPSWPPPVVNGSAGQEPQRQLPGVLSGAWKPPPEDGLPLLTVITAVFVLLAVCIVVAVHFGPSLHQGHANLPTEPPAPKPEGGIYLTHWRVLGPEDRCEDTQEGPPVSSSCLVPGGPRLSIDEVTYL, encoded by the exons ATGCTCCAG GCTGACCACCCTTCCTGGCCTCCCCCAGTCGTGAACGGCTCAGCGGGGCAGGAGCCCCAGAGGCAGCTCCCAGGGGTGCTGAGTGGAGCCTGGAAGCCACCGCCAGAGGACGGGctgcctctgctcactgtcaTCACCGCTGTGTTCGTCCTGCTGGCAGTCTGTATTGTGGTGGCAGTCCACTTTGGGCCAAGTCTACACCAGGGCCATGCCAATCTCCCCACGGAGCCACCAGCCCCAAAGCCAGAGGGTGGCATCTACCTCACCCACTGGCGAGTGCTGGGCCCTGAAGACAGATGTGAAGACACCCAGGAGGGCCCTCCTGTCTCTAGCTCCTGCCTTGTGCCAGGTGGACCTAGGCTAAGCATTGATGAAGTCACATATCTGTAG
- the STING1 gene encoding stimulator of interferon genes protein isoform X1 → MTHRGLGRRALPPSLETRKYPPPQCTELWSEMPRLECCRESFKLFLTFHFQATPGEAALSRCEPLHRDFSPCGLPETAFRLEVEALWHLGEPPEHILQWLTLHLASLQLGLLLKGVCHLAEELCHVHSRYQDSYWKAVRACLGCPIRCGALLLLSCYFNASLPNPAGLPFTWMLALLSLSEALSNLLDLQSLAPAEVSAVCEQRNFNVAHGLAWSFYIGYLRLILPELPARIRTYNQRHNNMLQGTASHRLYILFPLDCGVPDDLSVVDPNIRFLHELPLQKADRAGIKSRVYTNSIYELLENGRQVGTCVLEYATPLQTLFAMSQDSRAGFSREDRLEQAKLFCRTLEDILADAPECQKNCRLIVYQESTEGSSFSLSQEILRHLKQEEKEEITMDSARTSVMPDSSTLHQEPQLLISSMDQPLPLRTDVF, encoded by the exons ATGACTCATCGGGGCCTTGGGAGGAgggctcttcctccctccctcgaGACCAGGAAATACCCTCCTCCCCAGTGCACTGAGCTGTGGTCTGAGATGCCACGGCTGGAGTGTTGTAGAGAAAGCTTCAAATTGTTTTTAACTTTCCACTTTCAGGCTACGCCTGGAGAGGCTGCCCTTAGTCGCTGCGAGCCATTGCACCGAGACTTCTCTCCCTGTGGACTGCCAGAAACAGCATTCCGTCTGGAGGTAGAAG CCCTTTGGCACTTAGGTGAGCCGCCAGAACACATTCTCCAGTGGCTGACACTCCACCTGGCCTCCCTGCAGCTGGGACTGTTGCTCAAGGGAGTCTGCCATCTGGCTGAGGAACTATGTCACGTCCACTCCAG GTACCAGGACAGCTACTGGAAGGCTGTGCGGGCCTGCCTGGGCTGCCCCATCCGCTGTGGggctctgctgctgctgtccTGCTATTTCAACGCCTCCCTCCCAAACCCAGCTGGCCTGCCCTTCACCTGGATGCTTGCgctcctgagcctctcagagGCACTGAGCAACCTCCTGGACCTCCAG AGCCTGGCCCCAGCTGAGGTCTCTGCAGTCTGTGAACAAAGGAACTTCAACGTGGCCCATGGGCTGGCATGGTCATTTTATATCGGGTACCTGCGGCTGATTCTGCCAG AGCTTCCGGCCCGGATCCGCACTTACAATCAGCGGCACAACAACATGCTACAGGGCACAGCAAGCCATCGGCTGTACATTCTCTTCCCGTTGGACTGTGGGGTGCCTGATGACCTGAGTGTGGTTGACCCCAACATTCGCTTCCTGCATGAGCTGCCCCTGCAGAAAGCTGACCGTGCCGGCATCAAGAGCCGGGTTTACACCAACAGCATCTATGAGCTTCTGGAGAACGGGAGACAG gtgGGCACCTGTGTTCTGGAGTATGCCACCCCCTTGCAGACCCTGTTTGCCATGTCCCAGGATAGCCGAGCTGGCTTTAGCCGGGAGGATCGGCTTGAGCAGGCCAAACTCTTCTGCCGGACGCTTGAGGACATCCTGGCAGATGCCCCTGAGTGTCAGAAAAACTGTCGCCTCATTGTCTACCAGG AATCTACAGAGGGAAGCAGCTTCTCCCTGTCACAGGAGATTCTCAGGCACCTgaagcaggaggaaaaggaggagattaCTATGGATAGTGCAAGAACCTCGGTGATGCCTGACTCTTCCACGCTGCACCAAGAGCCCCAGCTCCTCATCAGTAGCATGGATCAGCCTCTCCCGCTCCGCACGGATGTCTTCTGA